The following are encoded in a window of Mycolicibacterium tusciae JS617 genomic DNA:
- the folB gene encoding dihydroneopterin aldolase produces MADRIELRGLTVRGHHGVFDHERRDGQDFVIDIIVWVDLAAAAASDDLADTLDYGRLAQRAADVVAGPPRNLIETVAGEIADDIMADARVHAVEVAVHKPAAPIPLTFADVAVVARRSRRSGRGNS; encoded by the coding sequence GTGGCTGATCGAATCGAATTGCGCGGGTTGACCGTTCGGGGACACCACGGAGTGTTCGACCATGAGCGCCGCGACGGCCAGGATTTCGTCATCGACATCATTGTCTGGGTCGACCTCGCTGCTGCGGCGGCAAGTGACGACCTGGCCGACACCCTGGATTACGGCAGGCTGGCTCAACGGGCCGCCGACGTCGTAGCGGGTCCACCGCGCAATCTCATCGAGACGGTGGCAGGGGAGATCGCCGACGACATCATGGCCGACGCGCGGGTACACGCTGTCGAGGTGGCGGTGCACAAACCTGCCGCGCCGATCCCACTGACCTTCGCCGACGTGGCTGTGGTGGCACGCCGATCGCGTCGCAGCGGACGGGGCAACTCATGA
- the folK gene encoding 2-amino-4-hydroxy-6-hydroxymethyldihydropteridine diphosphokinase codes for MTQVVLSIGSNLGDRLARLQSVVDGLGVAVRAVSPVYETDPWGGVEQGAFLNAVVLADDPALDARGWLRRAQELEQAAERLRDERWGPRTLDIDLVMCSSGGREIRSDDEELTLPHPLAHERAFVLVPWLAVEPAATLSVAGERRSVEKLLAELDPADRDGVRLTDAALS; via the coding sequence ATGACTCAAGTGGTGCTGTCGATCGGTTCGAACCTCGGCGACAGGCTGGCGCGATTGCAGTCGGTCGTCGACGGCCTCGGAGTTGCGGTCCGCGCCGTCTCGCCGGTGTACGAGACCGATCCATGGGGCGGCGTCGAACAGGGTGCGTTTCTCAACGCGGTGGTGCTCGCCGACGATCCCGCGCTCGACGCCCGCGGGTGGCTGCGCCGCGCGCAAGAACTGGAACAGGCCGCCGAGCGCCTGCGCGACGAGCGGTGGGGACCCCGCACGCTGGACATCGACCTCGTCATGTGCAGCTCGGGTGGGCGTGAGATCAGGTCCGACGACGAGGAACTGACATTGCCGCATCCGCTGGCGCATGAGCGCGCGTTCGTGCTCGTGCCGTGGCTCGCCGTCGAACCCGCCGCCACGCTGTCCGTTGCAGGCGAGCGGCGGTCCGTCGAGAAACTGCTCGCCGAACTCGACCCCGCCGATCGCGACGGGGTGCGGCTTACCGACGCGGCGCTGAGCTGA
- a CDS encoding DUF3180 domain-containing protein yields MGPTRKRDLTTATVAAAVAAYLLVLTLYRFFPPITLLSGVSLLVVAIAEAGWGFYVRGKINDGHIGDGPGWLHPLAVARSVSIAKASAWVGAVVFGWWLGVLAYLLPRRSTLRVAGEDTAGAVVAAACAFALVAAALWLQHCCKSPPEPPDNPDGATE; encoded by the coding sequence ATGGGTCCCACCCGCAAGCGCGATCTCACCACCGCGACCGTGGCTGCCGCCGTGGCGGCGTACCTACTCGTACTGACGCTGTATCGGTTCTTTCCGCCGATCACCCTGCTGTCCGGAGTCTCGTTGCTGGTGGTCGCGATTGCCGAGGCGGGCTGGGGTTTCTATGTGAGGGGCAAGATAAACGACGGGCACATCGGTGACGGTCCCGGCTGGCTGCATCCGCTCGCGGTGGCCAGGTCTGTGTCGATCGCCAAGGCCTCGGCGTGGGTGGGCGCAGTGGTGTTCGGCTGGTGGCTTGGCGTGCTCGCCTACCTGTTGCCGCGGCGCTCGACTTTGCGAGTTGCAGGCGAGGATACGGCCGGCGCGGTCGTGGCTGCCGCATGTGCCTTCGCACTGGTGGCCGCCGCTCTGTGGCTACAGCATTGCTGCAAGTCGCCACCGGAGCCGCCCGACAACCCTGACGGCGCAACGGAGTAG